A stretch of the Bacillus licheniformis DSM 13 = ATCC 14580 genome encodes the following:
- a CDS encoding M48 family metallopeptidase gives MRKWIAGAFLLYVLYGLFFYWYLFMAGEPSVPEALKGTSADPATFMNERELMLTEEYSKIKDFLFFIRIPFEWFLFLILLIAGLSKKMKNWAEQTSKRRTIQITAYVFALFLIVTIVSLPLDWISYQYSLDYGISTQTTASWIKDQVIDFWISFPITAAAVIVFYFLIKKHEKRWWFYAWCLTVPVTLFLFFLQPVVIDPLYNDFYPLKNKDLEQSILKLADQADIPANHVYEVNMSEKTNALNAYVTGIGANKRIVLWDTTLNKLDEPEILFIMAHEMGHYVMKHVYIGLGGYLLLSLAVFYVIDKLYKRIIGRYGKSLRIAGKSDLAALPLLLMLMGVISFASSPFTNAVSRHQEKAADQYAIELTNNSDAAVATFQELSKAGLSEANPPFLVKIFKYGHPTIMERIQNIEQSSTE, from the coding sequence ATGCGGAAATGGATCGCGGGAGCCTTTCTCCTGTATGTGCTGTACGGCCTTTTTTTCTATTGGTATCTCTTTATGGCCGGTGAACCCTCCGTTCCCGAGGCGCTGAAAGGGACAAGCGCAGACCCGGCGACATTTATGAACGAAAGGGAACTCATGCTGACGGAAGAGTACTCGAAAATAAAGGACTTTCTGTTTTTTATCCGGATTCCGTTTGAGTGGTTCTTATTTTTAATATTGTTGATTGCCGGTTTATCGAAGAAAATGAAGAATTGGGCGGAGCAGACGTCAAAGCGGAGAACGATTCAAATAACGGCATATGTTTTTGCTTTGTTTCTGATCGTCACGATCGTTTCTTTGCCGCTTGACTGGATCAGCTATCAATATTCGCTTGACTACGGCATATCAACACAGACAACCGCGAGCTGGATCAAAGACCAGGTGATCGACTTCTGGATCAGCTTTCCGATAACGGCTGCGGCGGTGATCGTCTTTTACTTTTTGATCAAAAAGCATGAAAAACGCTGGTGGTTTTATGCCTGGTGCCTGACGGTTCCGGTTACGCTGTTTTTATTTTTCCTTCAGCCGGTTGTCATCGATCCTTTATACAATGACTTTTATCCGCTGAAAAATAAAGATCTCGAACAAAGCATTCTGAAGCTGGCCGATCAGGCAGATATTCCTGCGAATCACGTCTATGAAGTGAACATGTCTGAAAAAACGAATGCGTTAAATGCTTATGTGACAGGGATCGGCGCCAATAAAAGGATTGTGCTCTGGGATACCACGCTGAACAAGCTGGATGAGCCGGAAATTTTATTCATTATGGCGCACGAAATGGGGCACTATGTGATGAAGCATGTTTACATAGGACTCGGCGGGTACCTGCTTTTATCCCTTGCCGTCTTTTATGTGATCGACAAGCTGTACAAGCGGATCATCGGCCGCTATGGAAAAAGCCTCCGCATTGCGGGAAAATCCGATCTTGCCGCACTCCCGCTTCTCCTGATGCTGATGGGGGTCATCTCTTTCGCGTCTTCTCCATTTACAAACGCAGTTTCGAGGCATCAGGAAAAAGCCGCTGACCAGTATGCGATTGAACTGACGAACAACAGCGATGCAGCGGTTGCGACTTTTCAAGAGCTCTCAAAAGCCGGGTTGAGCGAGGCGAACCCGCCGTTTCTCGTCAAGATTTTTAAATACGGCCATCCGACCATAATGGAACGGATTCAAAATATTGAACAGTCTTCAACTGAATGA
- a CDS encoding cation:dicarboxylate symporter family transporter, which translates to MKRLKFGLATQIFLGLILGVAAGAIWFGNPAVATYLQPVGDLFLRLIKMIVIPIVVSSLIVGVAGAGSGKKVGRLGFRTILYFEIITTFAIVLGLLLGNIIQPGHGVNFSGAEKQDISQYVETEKEASTKSVADTFLHIVPTNFFQSLAEGDLLAIICFTVLFALGVSAIGEKGKPVLSFFEATSQAMFHVVNIVMKFAPFGVFALIGVTVSKFGFSSLLSLGKLVLLVYLALAFFLIVIFGIVGKLCGINIFKFLAFLKDELLLAYSTSSSETVLPRVMEKMEKIGCPKGIVSFVIPIGYTFNLDGSVLYQAIAALFLAQVYGIDLSIGQQLTLILVLMVTSKGMAAVPGTSFVVLLATLGTIGVPAEGLAFIAGVDRIMDMARTVVNLTGNALAAVVMSKWEGEYDAVKGQNVLNQREPADIEVSG; encoded by the coding sequence ATGAAAAGACTTAAATTCGGATTAGCCACACAAATTTTCCTCGGGCTGATTTTAGGTGTTGCAGCAGGAGCGATTTGGTTCGGAAATCCTGCGGTTGCAACGTATCTGCAGCCCGTCGGCGATTTGTTCTTAAGATTAATCAAAATGATTGTGATTCCTATTGTCGTTTCAAGCTTGATTGTCGGGGTTGCGGGGGCCGGCAGCGGCAAAAAGGTCGGCAGGCTCGGCTTTCGGACGATCCTTTACTTTGAAATCATTACGACTTTTGCGATTGTGCTCGGACTTCTCCTCGGAAACATCATTCAGCCTGGGCACGGCGTAAACTTTTCTGGTGCTGAAAAACAGGATATCAGCCAATATGTAGAAACAGAAAAAGAAGCAAGCACCAAATCTGTCGCAGACACGTTCCTGCACATTGTGCCGACAAACTTTTTCCAGTCGCTCGCTGAAGGCGATCTGCTTGCGATCATTTGCTTCACTGTTCTGTTCGCACTCGGGGTGTCTGCCATAGGCGAAAAAGGCAAGCCTGTGCTCTCCTTTTTCGAGGCAACGTCTCAAGCCATGTTCCACGTCGTCAACATCGTTATGAAATTCGCGCCGTTCGGCGTTTTTGCTTTAATTGGCGTGACGGTTTCAAAATTTGGTTTTTCTTCGCTTTTATCATTGGGAAAGCTCGTTTTACTTGTCTACCTGGCTCTTGCTTTCTTCTTGATCGTTATCTTTGGGATCGTCGGCAAGCTTTGCGGTATCAATATATTTAAATTTTTGGCTTTTTTGAAAGATGAGCTTCTTCTTGCGTACAGTACATCAAGCTCTGAAACCGTGCTTCCGCGCGTCATGGAAAAGATGGAGAAAATCGGCTGCCCGAAAGGCATCGTGTCGTTTGTCATTCCGATCGGCTATACATTTAACCTTGACGGCTCTGTCCTGTATCAAGCGATCGCGGCGCTGTTTCTGGCGCAGGTCTACGGCATCGATCTATCCATTGGACAGCAGCTCACGTTAATCCTTGTTCTGATGGTCACTTCTAAAGGTATGGCTGCCGTTCCCGGCACATCTTTCGTCGTTCTTCTTGCGACTTTGGGCACGATCGGCGTTCCTGCTGAAGGGCTGGCCTTCATTGCCGGAGTCGACCGGATTATGGACATGGCGAGAACGGTCGTCAACTTGACCGGAAACGCTCTCGCCGCTGTGGTCATGTCAAAATGGGAAGGTGAATATGACGCCGTTAAAGGGCAGAACGTCTTAAATCAACGGGAGCCGGCAGATATAGAAGTATCCGGCTGA
- a CDS encoding S8 family peptidase: protein MRKKSFWLGMLTALMLVFTMAFSDSASAAQPAKNVEKDYIVGFKSGVKTASVKKDIIKESGGKVDKQFRIINAAKAKLDKEALEEVKNDPDVAYVEEDHVAHALAQTVPYGIPLIKADKVQAQGYKGANVKVAVLDTGIQASHPDLNVVGGASFVAGEAYNTDGNGHGTHVAGTVAALDNTTGVLGVAPNVSLYAVKVLNSSGSGSYSGIVSGIEWATTNGMDVINMSLGGPSGSTAMKQAVDNAYARGVVVVAAAGNSGSSGNTNTIGYPAKYDSVIAVGAVDSNSNRASFSSVGAELEVMAPGAGVYSTYPTSTYATLNGTSMASPHVAGAAALILSKHPNLSASQVRNRLSSTATYLGSSFYYGKGLINVEAAAQ from the coding sequence ATGAGGAAAAAGAGTTTTTGGCTTGGGATGCTGACGGCCTTAATGCTCGTGTTCACGATGGCCTTCAGCGATTCCGCGTCTGCTGCTCAGCCGGCGAAAAATGTTGAAAAGGATTATATTGTCGGATTTAAGTCGGGAGTGAAAACCGCATCCGTCAAAAAGGACATCATCAAAGAGAGCGGCGGAAAAGTGGACAAGCAGTTTAGAATCATCAACGCGGCAAAAGCGAAGCTAGACAAAGAAGCGCTTGAGGAAGTCAAAAATGATCCGGATGTCGCTTATGTGGAAGAGGATCACGTAGCTCATGCTTTGGCGCAAACCGTTCCTTACGGCATTCCTCTCATTAAAGCGGACAAAGTGCAGGCTCAAGGCTACAAGGGAGCGAACGTAAAAGTCGCCGTCCTGGATACAGGAATCCAAGCTTCTCATCCGGACTTGAACGTAGTCGGCGGAGCAAGCTTCGTAGCTGGCGAAGCTTATAACACCGACGGCAACGGACACGGCACGCATGTTGCCGGTACAGTAGCTGCGCTTGACAATACAACGGGTGTATTAGGCGTTGCGCCGAACGTATCCTTGTACGCGGTTAAAGTGCTGAATTCAAGCGGAAGCGGATCTTACAGCGGCATTGTAAGCGGAATCGAGTGGGCGACGACAAACGGCATGGATGTTATCAACATGAGCCTTGGAGGACCATCAGGCTCAACAGCGATGAAACAGGCGGTTGACAATGCATATGCAAGAGGGGTTGTCGTTGTGGCGGCTGCTGGGAACAGCGGATCTTCAGGAAACACGAATACAATCGGCTATCCTGCGAAATACGACTCTGTCATCGCAGTTGGCGCGGTAGACTCTAACAGCAACAGAGCTTCATTTTCCAGCGTCGGAGCAGAGCTTGAAGTCATGGCTCCTGGCGCAGGCGTGTACAGCACTTACCCAACCAGCACTTATGCAACATTGAACGGAACGTCAATGGCTTCTCCTCATGTAGCGGGAGCAGCAGCTTTGATCTTGTCAAAACATCCGAACCTTTCAGCTTCACAAGTCCGCAACCGTCTCTCCAGTACGGCGACTTATTTGGGAAGCTCCTTCTACTATGGAAAAGGTCTGATCAATGTCGAAGCTGCCGCTCAATAA
- a CDS encoding AzlC family ABC transporter permease: MEKQDSLNFLDGLRSGVSLAVGYIPVALTFGLLAKTTGLSLFETFLMSALVFGGASQYMSLSMLAVQTGIIEIVMTTFIVNIRHFLFSATLNQLVEKDSPWKKAFYSFFAVTDESFAVAALRKEKLTTGYMIGLGSIGYVSWVFWSAAGHFAGAAMPAVLQESMSIALYAMFIGLLVPPLKKQRKVLLLAGAAALFNTVFQMNGMLSAGWSIVCATLLSAILIEWLYQFRTEGKRNYV; this comes from the coding sequence ATGGAAAAGCAGGATTCACTCAACTTTCTAGACGGGCTTCGTTCAGGGGTTTCCCTTGCCGTCGGCTACATCCCGGTCGCCTTGACATTCGGGCTTTTGGCAAAAACAACGGGGCTGTCGCTTTTTGAAACGTTTTTGATGAGCGCCCTTGTTTTCGGAGGAGCGTCCCAGTATATGTCTCTGAGCATGCTTGCCGTTCAGACAGGAATCATCGAAATCGTCATGACGACGTTCATTGTGAACATCAGACATTTTTTATTTTCAGCGACTTTGAATCAATTGGTAGAAAAAGATTCGCCTTGGAAAAAAGCGTTTTACTCATTTTTCGCGGTGACAGATGAATCGTTTGCCGTCGCTGCTTTAAGAAAGGAAAAGCTGACGACCGGGTACATGATCGGCCTCGGCTCGATCGGCTATGTAAGCTGGGTTTTTTGGAGTGCGGCCGGGCATTTTGCAGGAGCCGCCATGCCGGCTGTTCTTCAGGAAAGCATGAGCATCGCCCTTTATGCCATGTTTATCGGATTGTTGGTGCCGCCTTTGAAAAAACAGCGCAAAGTCCTGCTGCTGGCGGGAGCTGCCGCGCTATTCAATACGGTTTTCCAAATGAACGGAATGTTGTCGGCAGGATGGTCGATCGTCTGCGCTACGCTTTTATCCGCCATCCTGATCGAATGGCTGTACCAATTTAGAACAGAGGGGAAGAGAAACTATGTTTAG
- the lplJ gene encoding lipoate--protein ligase LplJ: MLFIDNQNITDPRINLAIEEYCLKHLDPEETYLLFYINQPSIIIGKNQNTIEEINTKYVDENGIIVVRRLSGGGAVYHDLGNLNFSFITKDDGNSFHNFKKFTEPVVAALKRLGVDAELSGRNDLMANGRKISGNAQFSTKGRMFSHGTLLFDSEIEHVVSALKVKKDKIESKGIKSIRSRVANISEFLDQKMTTVEFRSMLLRYIFDTEGEIPEYKLTEKDWKIINQISKERYQNWDWNYGKSPKFNLQHSKRFQAGSVDIRLEVQKGVIRECKIFGDFFGVGDVSDIEEKLTGVQYERKAIEEALQGVDIKHYFGNIQKEEFLDLVY, translated from the coding sequence ATGCTGTTTATCGATAATCAAAATATTACAGATCCGAGGATCAACTTGGCGATTGAGGAGTACTGCTTAAAGCATCTCGATCCTGAAGAGACGTATCTGCTGTTTTATATCAACCAGCCGTCGATCATCATCGGCAAAAATCAAAATACGATCGAGGAAATCAACACAAAATATGTAGATGAAAACGGGATCATTGTCGTCCGCAGGCTGTCAGGCGGCGGAGCTGTCTACCATGATCTCGGGAACTTGAACTTCAGTTTTATTACGAAGGACGACGGCAACAGCTTCCACAACTTCAAGAAGTTTACTGAGCCCGTTGTGGCCGCTTTAAAACGGCTTGGCGTCGATGCGGAGCTGAGCGGCCGAAACGATTTGATGGCAAACGGCCGGAAAATCTCGGGAAACGCCCAGTTTTCAACGAAAGGAAGAATGTTCAGCCACGGCACGCTGTTGTTCGATTCTGAGATTGAACATGTCGTATCGGCTTTAAAAGTGAAAAAAGATAAAATCGAATCAAAAGGCATTAAATCGATCAGGAGCCGTGTGGCCAATATTAGCGAGTTTCTCGATCAGAAGATGACGACAGTGGAATTCCGAAGCATGCTTCTCCGCTATATTTTTGATACCGAAGGGGAAATACCGGAGTATAAGCTGACTGAAAAAGACTGGAAAATCATTAATCAAATTTCAAAGGAACGCTATCAAAACTGGGATTGGAACTATGGGAAGTCTCCGAAATTCAATCTGCAGCATTCTAAACGATTTCAAGCTGGATCGGTCGACATCCGCCTCGAAGTGCAAAAAGGCGTGATCCGCGAGTGCAAAATATTCGGTGACTTTTTCGGAGTCGGAGATGTCAGCGACATCGAAGAGAAGCTGACAGGCGTGCAGTATGAAAGAAAAGCGATTGAAGAAGCTCTTCAAGGCGTGGACATTAAGCATTACTTCGGCAATATTCAAAAAGAAGAATTTTTGGATCTTGTCTACTAA
- a CDS encoding fatty acid--CoA ligase family protein, which yields MNLVSKLGETAQSKPDRTAYIFGEQTETYGGLQQKIDCFAEGLREIGVEKGDHVALLLGNTPHFVIAFYGALKAGAVVIPINPAYTPTEIGYMLTNGDAKVIVALGQLLPLYEKVHESLPKVGCVVLCETGEPLQEPENTEVKMKLKSFTSIMKPPVRPFPEIDDEDTAAILYTSGTTGRPKGAMLTHQNLFSNANDTARYLTMNESDLVVAALPMFHVFCLTVCMNAPLMNGAAILIVPKFSPAEVFKLIKKHQATIFSGVPTMYNYLYQYEGADETGFRSIRLCISGGAAMPVALLKSFEERFGVLVLEGYGLSEASPVTCFNPFSTGRKPGSIGTNILNVKNKVVNELGEELPAGQVGELIVKGPNVMKGYYKMPDETAHTIKDGWLYTGDLAKRDEDGYFYIVDRKKDMIIVGGYNVYPREIEEVLYLHPKIAEAVVIGVPDPNTGEAVHCYVVPKDKTLTEEDVLSHCKKHLAKYKRPSAIVFMDEIPKNSTGKILRRALKDILTNKS from the coding sequence ATGAATTTAGTTTCAAAATTAGGGGAAACAGCTCAATCAAAGCCTGACAGAACCGCTTATATTTTTGGAGAGCAAACGGAAACATACGGGGGATTGCAGCAGAAAATTGATTGCTTTGCCGAAGGGCTGCGCGAAATCGGGGTGGAAAAGGGAGATCATGTCGCTTTGCTACTCGGCAATACACCGCATTTTGTGATTGCGTTTTACGGCGCGCTGAAGGCCGGGGCTGTCGTCATACCGATCAATCCGGCCTATACGCCGACTGAGATCGGCTATATGCTGACAAATGGCGATGCAAAAGTGATCGTGGCTCTGGGACAGCTGCTTCCGCTTTACGAAAAGGTGCATGAATCCCTTCCGAAAGTCGGCTGCGTCGTGCTTTGCGAAACTGGAGAGCCGCTTCAGGAACCGGAAAACACAGAGGTTAAGATGAAATTGAAATCGTTTACAAGCATTATGAAACCTCCTGTCCGGCCGTTTCCTGAAATCGATGACGAAGATACGGCCGCCATCCTCTATACGTCAGGCACCACGGGAAGACCAAAAGGGGCGATGCTCACACATCAAAATCTATTTTCGAATGCAAATGATACAGCCCGCTATCTGACAATGAATGAATCTGACCTTGTCGTCGCCGCCCTGCCGATGTTCCACGTTTTTTGTTTAACGGTCTGCATGAATGCACCGCTCATGAACGGCGCAGCGATTTTGATCGTGCCGAAATTCAGTCCCGCCGAGGTTTTCAAGCTGATTAAAAAGCATCAGGCGACGATCTTCTCAGGCGTTCCGACAATGTACAATTACCTGTACCAGTATGAAGGAGCGGATGAAACAGGCTTTCGGTCCATCAGGCTTTGCATCTCAGGCGGAGCGGCCATGCCTGTCGCTCTCCTGAAAAGCTTTGAAGAAAGGTTCGGCGTCCTCGTTTTAGAAGGCTACGGCTTGTCGGAGGCTTCTCCTGTTACATGCTTTAACCCGTTCAGCACCGGCCGCAAGCCAGGATCGATCGGCACGAACATTCTCAATGTGAAAAACAAAGTCGTCAATGAACTCGGGGAAGAGCTGCCTGCCGGCCAAGTCGGCGAGCTGATCGTTAAAGGGCCTAATGTCATGAAAGGGTACTACAAAATGCCGGATGAGACGGCCCATACGATAAAAGACGGATGGCTGTATACAGGTGATTTGGCAAAACGGGATGAAGACGGTTATTTTTATATCGTCGACAGAAAAAAAGATATGATTATCGTCGGCGGCTATAATGTCTATCCGAGGGAAATCGAAGAGGTGCTCTACCTCCATCCAAAAATCGCAGAAGCGGTTGTGATCGGAGTGCCCGATCCGAATACGGGAGAAGCCGTTCATTGCTATGTCGTTCCGAAGGATAAAACGCTGACAGAGGAGGATGTCTTGTCGCACTGCAAAAAGCATCTTGCCAAATACAAGCGCCCGTCGGCGATCGTTTTCATGGATGAAATTCCGAAAAACTCGACCGGCAAAATTTTAAGGCGCGCTTTAAAAGACATTCTGACAAACAAATCTTGA
- a CDS encoding ABC transporter substrate-binding protein, producing MKHKYFAILFLLMISVMTACSGGSESTKTSGQDSVTVKHDLGETKVRNKPKKVVVLELGFIDALLDAGIKPVGIADDGKPKFINEKVRGKIKGYTSVGSRAQPSFEKIASLKPDLIIADSSRHSGVYDKLSKIAPTIALKNLNADYQDTLDASLTIAKAVGKESAMEKKLAEHKQKLDELKQKFGSRKQSILLLGNTNEEITVRDENFFTSQLLTKIGYTYGVGDSGKGDAENGESVNIKMTLEQLLEKDPDVIVLMTGEKDKVDEDGKRPIEKDPLWKKLSAVKNGKVYEADRFAWSLRRSIDGADELMDEIDQHLLSEDQKKS from the coding sequence ATGAAGCACAAATATTTTGCTATTTTATTTTTATTGATGATATCAGTGATGACGGCCTGCTCTGGAGGAAGCGAGAGCACGAAAACTTCCGGTCAGGATTCCGTGACAGTTAAGCATGATCTTGGAGAAACGAAAGTGCGGAATAAACCGAAAAAAGTTGTGGTTCTTGAATTGGGATTTATTGATGCGCTCCTTGATGCGGGTATTAAGCCTGTCGGAATTGCGGACGACGGCAAACCTAAGTTTATTAACGAGAAGGTCAGGGGAAAAATCAAAGGGTATACTTCAGTCGGTTCGCGCGCCCAGCCAAGCTTTGAAAAAATTGCTTCTTTAAAGCCCGATTTAATTATTGCCGATTCGAGCAGGCACAGCGGCGTCTATGATAAGCTGTCGAAAATTGCGCCGACAATCGCGCTCAAAAACTTGAATGCCGATTATCAGGACACGCTTGATGCATCTCTTACGATTGCGAAAGCCGTCGGCAAAGAAAGCGCAATGGAGAAAAAATTGGCTGAACATAAACAAAAGCTGGATGAATTGAAACAGAAATTCGGCAGCCGGAAACAGAGCATTCTTCTGCTCGGGAACACAAATGAAGAAATCACCGTGCGCGATGAAAACTTTTTCACGTCTCAGCTTCTGACGAAAATCGGCTATACATACGGTGTCGGAGACAGCGGCAAAGGCGATGCCGAAAACGGTGAATCCGTCAATATTAAAATGACGCTCGAACAGCTGCTTGAGAAAGATCCCGACGTTATTGTCCTGATGACGGGAGAAAAAGATAAAGTCGATGAAGACGGGAAAAGACCGATCGAAAAAGATCCTCTTTGGAAAAAGCTCAGCGCAGTCAAAAACGGCAAGGTTTATGAAGCCGACAGATTCGCCTGGTCGCTCCGACGCAGCATTGACGGAGCAGATGAGCTGATGGATGAAATCGATCAGCATCTTCTGTCTGAGGATCAAAAGAAATCTTAG
- a CDS encoding MBL fold metallo-hydrolase, with protein MKVTVIGCCGGFPAANEATSGYLFQSGDYSVLIDCGSAVLSKLQLFLPVEELDAVILSHYHHDHIADVGPLQFAKLVGSFLGKGADALPIYGHPFDEEQFSKLTYKTHTAGLAYDPTQPLAIGPFTFTFLKTVHPVDCFAMRVTDGVHSVVYTADSSFQEAFIPFSEGADLLISECNFYADQDGRSAGHMNSLEAGRIAAEAGAGQLLLTHLPHFGEHQKLIEEAQTVYKGAVVLAHTGYVWGE; from the coding sequence ATGAAGGTGACAGTCATCGGCTGCTGCGGAGGATTTCCGGCTGCAAATGAAGCGACTTCAGGCTATCTCTTTCAATCCGGGGACTATTCCGTTTTAATCGACTGCGGCAGTGCCGTTTTATCCAAACTTCAGCTGTTTCTGCCCGTTGAGGAGCTAGATGCCGTTATATTATCCCATTATCATCATGACCATATTGCGGATGTCGGCCCTTTGCAATTTGCCAAACTGGTCGGCTCATTCCTCGGCAAGGGAGCGGATGCCCTTCCGATATATGGACATCCTTTTGATGAAGAGCAGTTTTCAAAGCTTACATATAAAACGCATACCGCTGGATTGGCGTATGATCCGACACAGCCTTTGGCTATCGGACCGTTTACGTTCACGTTTTTAAAAACGGTTCACCCTGTTGACTGCTTTGCCATGAGGGTGACGGACGGTGTTCATTCTGTCGTTTATACGGCCGACTCGAGCTTTCAGGAAGCCTTTATTCCGTTCAGCGAAGGAGCCGATCTCTTGATCTCAGAGTGCAACTTTTATGCGGATCAGGATGGGAGGAGCGCCGGTCATATGAACAGTCTTGAAGCGGGGCGGATCGCTGCGGAAGCGGGTGCCGGGCAGCTTCTCTTGACACACCTCCCGCATTTCGGGGAACACCAAAAACTGATAGAAGAGGCCCAAACCGTTTATAAAGGTGCGGTTGTTCTGGCGCACACCGGTTATGTGTGGGGAGAATAG
- a CDS encoding helix-turn-helix domain-containing protein: MNSIEKQVAENIKRLRKIRNYSLDQLSSMTGVSKGMLAQIEKGSSSPTITTLWKIANGLQVSFTSLAERPAGEPTVVRKHEKTPVMAGEEKYAAFPHFPFDQKKKFEIFYIELAPGCVHESEPHHGGIEEYVLVSKGALAVTAGDYTCDLNEGDAMHFTANTVHTYKNNTEQTASCYTLIYYP, encoded by the coding sequence ATGAATTCGATTGAAAAACAAGTGGCAGAAAACATTAAGAGGCTGCGAAAAATCCGCAATTACAGCCTTGATCAATTGTCATCGATGACCGGCGTCAGCAAAGGCATGCTCGCGCAAATTGAAAAAGGCTCTTCAAGTCCGACAATCACAACCTTGTGGAAGATCGCAAACGGGCTGCAAGTATCATTTACTTCTTTGGCAGAAAGGCCTGCCGGGGAGCCGACGGTCGTCAGAAAGCACGAGAAAACGCCTGTTATGGCCGGAGAAGAAAAATACGCGGCATTTCCGCATTTTCCGTTCGACCAGAAAAAGAAGTTTGAAATCTTTTATATTGAACTTGCGCCCGGCTGTGTGCACGAATCAGAGCCTCACCACGGAGGGATTGAAGAGTACGTGCTCGTCTCTAAAGGCGCGCTTGCGGTGACGGCGGGTGATTACACCTGCGACTTGAACGAGGGTGATGCAATGCATTTCACCGCAAACACCGTTCATACGTACAAAAACAACACGGAACAAACGGCATCATGCTATACACTCATTTATTATCCGTAA
- a CDS encoding AzlD domain-containing protein → MFSPIIWMIIGMAAVTYVPRMLPLIAFESLKLPGFLERVLKNVPYAVLGALIFPGIFSVQSGMLYGLAGALIAFLFSYFGASVIVVVMGTILTLAGAGLLLSL, encoded by the coding sequence ATGTTTAGTCCGATCATCTGGATGATTATCGGCATGGCTGCCGTTACATATGTGCCGCGGATGTTGCCCCTCATTGCTTTTGAAAGCCTGAAGCTTCCCGGATTTTTGGAGCGCGTGCTGAAAAATGTGCCGTACGCCGTTTTAGGAGCTCTCATTTTTCCTGGAATTTTTTCGGTGCAAAGCGGTATGCTCTATGGACTTGCCGGCGCTCTTATCGCATTTTTATTTTCCTATTTTGGAGCAAGCGTCATAGTCGTCGTGATGGGGACGATTTTGACGCTCGCAGGGGCCGGCCTCTTGCTCTCATTGTAA
- a CDS encoding DMT family transporter — protein sequence MKSAHVKGVLMVLAGASLWGLSGSAAQFVFERGAADAGSLVSVRLLASGVILLLYVSMKNGFQHVCQIWKKKTDICSILVFSIFGMLAVQYTFFASIEKGNAAAAAILQYLAPFFVLFYLYVKKELPPKWKDAVLTLLALSGVFLLLTGGRPDSLYIPAEAAVWGVLSGGALAFYTVFAGGLIQSFGALTVTGWGMLVGGAGFSFLFPPFRFNLSHIGAGEAAAILFVVLCGTALAFALYIGSLSYLSAKETSCLSCAEPLAAVLSSALWLGVPFNAFQGAGTVMVIITVIILSLSRERKAADSVNERV from the coding sequence ATGAAATCAGCTCATGTGAAAGGCGTATTGATGGTGCTGGCAGGGGCTTCGTTGTGGGGATTATCGGGGAGCGCTGCACAGTTTGTATTTGAAAGGGGAGCGGCTGATGCCGGCTCGCTTGTCTCCGTCAGGCTTCTGGCGTCGGGCGTCATTCTCTTGCTATATGTTTCAATGAAAAACGGATTTCAACATGTGTGTCAGATATGGAAGAAAAAAACAGATATTTGTTCGATTTTGGTATTTTCCATTTTTGGAATGCTGGCCGTCCAATATACATTTTTTGCCTCAATCGAAAAGGGAAATGCCGCTGCTGCTGCAATTCTTCAATATTTGGCGCCTTTTTTCGTATTGTTTTACCTATATGTTAAAAAAGAACTTCCGCCTAAGTGGAAAGATGCCGTGCTTACTTTATTGGCGCTTTCCGGCGTGTTTCTTCTTTTGACAGGCGGAAGACCGGACAGTTTGTATATTCCGGCCGAGGCCGCCGTTTGGGGCGTTTTGTCCGGTGGTGCGCTTGCTTTCTATACGGTTTTTGCAGGAGGTTTAATTCAATCGTTCGGTGCCTTGACGGTTACGGGATGGGGAATGCTCGTCGGAGGGGCCGGTTTTTCTTTTTTGTTTCCGCCGTTTCGGTTTAACCTTTCGCACATTGGGGCAGGAGAGGCGGCAGCCATTCTGTTTGTTGTATTGTGCGGCACAGCTTTGGCGTTTGCACTATACATTGGCAGTCTCTCTTATCTTTCCGCAAAAGAAACGAGCTGTCTGAGCTGCGCCGAACCGCTTGCGGCCGTTCTGTCGTCGGCGCTCTGGCTGGGTGTGCCCTTCAATGCCTTTCAAGGAGCCGGTACGGTGATGGTGATCATTACGGTCATCATCCTTTCCCTCAGCAGAGAAAGAAAAGCAGCAGATTCTGTCAATGAAAGGGTGTAG
- the yhfH gene encoding protein YhfH has protein sequence MLAKITEFFRNLPSKKCSVCGHDIDEQHECYGNTCSKCLKVKDI, from the coding sequence ATGCTCGCTAAAATCACCGAGTTCTTCAGAAATTTGCCTTCCAAAAAATGTTCAGTGTGCGGCCACGATATTGATGAGCAGCACGAATGCTACGGAAACACCTGCTCTAAATGCTTAAAAGTAAAAGATATATAG